Proteins encoded by one window of Dendropsophus ebraccatus isolate aDenEbr1 chromosome 4, aDenEbr1.pat, whole genome shotgun sequence:
- the LOC138789267 gene encoding mucin-5AC-like, which yields MGISRGLWALICALLIINVCLQAQASKQMSSDVKDSKGSQHYSSVNQDASDEQYDQFNRDYDSPDLDDDFSDEGTSKQSVGVQQQRNDNSKQDSSVADKTWYYNQRNDYDKSAEKTSMFTFIAPTATPVLKSIVSAHNGQVCSTWGNYYFKTFDGDVFYYPGRCNYVFASNCKSNFEEFNIQIRRSDVRGLPTISHIIMKIDGVSIELSNGNVVFNGQQVDLPYGFSGIQILRSGVYIRVTAKLGLQFMWNEDDAVLLELDNKFNNQTCGLCGDFNGIPIYNEFISNNAKMTPVQFGNMQKLNGPTELCQDLTIQPQNNCTDSRRLCEVILTGSAFSSCNRLVDPTLYIDACVQDLCRCAQNATGFCLCNTFTEYSRQCAHAGGTPNNWRTAKLCPLQCNYNLEYKECGSPCPNTCSNPDRASVCDNHCIDGCFCPAGTVFDDINNAGCIPKQQCSCTYNGQVYASGTGYSVKCQSCTCNEGKWKCVENNCPGSCSIEGGSHITSFDSTHYDFHGDCSYVLSKTCGSNAFSVLGEIVNCGLTSSETCMKSVTLSLDNGKDFIYIKPCGSVYVNSLYTQLPISSGNLTIFKPSTFYIIVQTKIGVQLQIQLIPTMQLYIRLDPSFRSQVCGLCGNFNSVQADDFQVLSGVIEGTGSSFANTWKTQASCPNVIPTFENPCSLSIENENYATHWCSMISDPNGPFADCHANVNPATYQANCMYDSCNCAKSEQCMCAALSSYVTACAKDGIYLKGWRNNVCQLYTTSCPKTMSYSYFVTTCQTTCRSLSEPDITCDISFVPVDGCVCQNGTYLDDSGRCVLQSSCPCYYKGTAVPPGEVVHDNGAICTCSNGKLDCIGQKTPQTACAAPMVYFDCNNTAAGTKGSECQKSCHTLDMNCYSAQCVSGCVCPNGLIADGNGGCVREDQCPCIHNNNLYMPGETIKVTCNTCTCKNRNWECSDELCMGTCAVYGDGHYYTFDSKSYVFNGDCEYTLAQDYCSSDSKNGTFRVIIENIPCGTTGTTCSKAIKVFLGNYELILNEDKFEVVQQNQGTYIPYKVHQMGMYMVIEALNGLVLVWDKKTSIYIKLEPSFQGKVCGLCGNYDGNFVNDYTTRSLAVVGDVLEFANSWKLSPSCLDAVGVGDSCSSNPYRKAWSQKQCSIITSDTFSNCHSLVNPLKYYDACVNDACACDTGGDCECFCTAVAAYAQACSEAGSCVSWRTPTMCPIFCDYYNRQGHCEWHYKACGGAQCMKTCRNPRGICYHNLPGLEGCYPQCPPERPYFDEENMACIETCPCYSLNGTEYAIGQKMPPEDNENICTTCAPLALFKSSVRQSLTQSSSEHVNSKCTPNGRVCTYEACCVYEGKIYRTSELIYNTTDGIGGCIVAYCINGTIKGTNSPCTSPTTSPTTVFSFSTTTPVTTPTTGTLTTPITKIPTTPTKGTTTTPLTETPKGTTTTPTTGTTTKPTTGTTTTTTGTTTKPTTGTTTTTTTTTTTTTGTTTKPTTGTTTTTTSTFTTISSSTRDSVMS from the exons ATGGGGATCTCCAGAGGCCTGTGGGCATTGATATGTGCCCTCCTCATAATAAACGTCTGCCTTCAGGCACAAG cATCAAAGCAAATGTCTTCAGATGTAAAAGACTCCAAAGGATCACAACACTACAGTTCTGTCAACCAAGATGCATCAG ATGAACAATATGATCAGTTCAATCGGGATTATGACTCTCCTGATCTGGATGATGATTTCTCTG ATGAGGGAACCAGCAAACAATCTGTTGGTGTCCAGCAGCAGAGAAATGATAATTCCAAACAGGATTCCAGTGTTGCAGACAAGACCTGGTACTACAATCAAAGGAATGACTATGATAAGA GTGCTGAGAAAACATCAATGTTCACCTTCATTGCTCCAACAGCCACTCCAGTTCTAAAAA GTATTGTCTCTGCTCATAATGGTCAAGTCTGTAGTACCTGGGGTAACTATTACTTTAAGACCTTTGATGGAGACGTCTTCTACTATCCTGGAAGATGCAACTATGTGTTTGCTTCCAACTGTAAGAGCAATTTTGAGGAATTTAACATCCAGATCAGACGTTCAGACGTGAGGGGTCTGCCCACAATCAGCCACATAATTATGAAGATTGATGGAGTCTCCATTGAACTTTCCAATGGAAATGTTGTATTTAATGGGCAACA ggTTGATCTACCTTACGGTTTCTCAGGAATCCAGATTCTTAGAAGTGGTGTCTACATCAGAGTCACTGCCAAACTTGGTCTACAATTCATGTGGAATGAGGATGATGCAGTTTTG ttgGAGCTTGACAACAAATTTAACAATCAGACTTGTGGTCTCTGTGGGGACTTTAATGGCATTCCTATTTACAATGAGTTTATTTCCAACA ATGCTAAAATGACTCCAGTTCAGTTTGGAAACATGCAAAAGTTAAATGGACCCACAGAACTGTGTCAGGACCTAACAATTCAGCCCCAGAACAACTGTACTGACTCT AGGAGACTTTGTGAAGTGATCTTGACCGGTTCTGCATTTTCATCTTGCAACCGTCTGGTGGATCCTACATTATATATTGACGCTTGTGTACAGGATCTGTGCCGATGTGCACAAAATGCAACTGGCTTCTGCCTCTGTAACACCTTTACTGAATATTCCCGTCAGTGTGCTCATGCTGGAGGAACTCCCAACAACTGGAGAACTGCCAAGCTGTGTC CCCTTCAATGTAACTACAATCTTGAATACAAGGAATGTGGAAGTCCATGCCCCAACACTTGTTCCAACCCTGACCGTGCATCAGTTTGTGACAACCATTGCATTGATGGGTGCTTTTGCCCTGCAG GAACTGTTTTTGATGACATCAACAATGCCGGCTGTATTCCCAAGCAGCAGTGCTCCTGTACTTACAATGGACAGGTCTATGCATCAGGCACTGGGTACTCAGTTAAATGTCAATCTTG CACTTGTAATGAAGGAAAATGGAAATGTGTAGAAAACAACTGCCCTGGATCTTGTTCCATTGAAGGAGGATCTCATATCACATCCTTTGATAGCACGCATTATGATTTCCATGGTGATTGCTCTTATGTCCTCTCTAAG ACATGTGGAAGCAACGCATTCAGTGTACTGGGAGAAATTGTGAATTGTGGTCTGACCAGCAGTGAGACTTGCATGAAGAGTGTTACCCTCAGTCTTGATAATGGAAAAGAT TTCATCTACATTAAACCATGCGGCAGTGTCTATGTGAATTCattatacacacaactacccatCTCATCCGGTAA tctcaccattttcaagccatcAACGTTTTACATCATTGTGCAAACTAAGATCGGAGTTCAACTTCAGATCCAGCTCATCCCCACCATGCAACTGTACATCAGACTGGACCCATCCTTCAGAAGCCAAGTGTGTG GTCTTTGTGGCAACTTCAACAGTGTTCAGGCTGATGATTTCCAAGTACTGAGTGGTGTCATTGAAGGAACTGGCTCATCATTTGCTAACACCTGGAAGACTCAAGCTAGTTGTCCTAATGTAATCCCAACCTTTGAAAATCCATGTTCCCTCAGCATTGAAAATG agaaCTATGCTACACACTGGTGCTCAATGATAAGTGACCCTAACGGACCTTTTGCAGACTGCCATGCCAATGTTAATCCAGCCACCTACCAGGCG AACTGTATGTATGACTCATGTAACTGTGCCAAGAGTGAGCAGTGCATGTGTGCCGCCCTGTCCTCCTATGTAACTGCATGTGCCAAAGATGGAATTTATTTGAAAGGATGGAGAAACAATGTCTgcc AACTGTATACAACTTCATGTCCCAAAACCATGTCCTACAGCTACTTTGTCACTACATGCCAAACCACCTGCCGTTCACTTAGTGAGCCCGACATTACCTGTGACATCTCCTTTGTCCCGGTTGATGGATGTGTTTGTCAAAATGGAACCTACCTGGATGACAGTGGTAGATGTGTTCTTCAATCTTCTTGTCCTTGTTATTACAAGGGTACCGCAGTGCCACCAGGCGAAGTAGTCCATGACAATGGAGCTATATG TACCTGCTCAAATGGAAAACTAGACTGTATTGGACAGAAAACTCCACAGACAG CCTGTGCAGCCCCCATGGTGTACTTTGACTGTAATAACACAGCTGCAGGCACAAAGGGATCTGAGTGCCAAAAGAGTTGCCATACACTGGACATGAATTGC tacagtgcaCAGTGTGTGTCTGGCTGCGTGTGTCCAAATGGCCTGATAGCTGATGGAAATGGAGGTTGTGTGAGAGAAGATCAGTGTCCATGTATACACAATAACAATCTCTATATGCCAGGAGAAACCATCAAGGTCACATGTAACACCTG CACTTGCAAAAACAGAAACTGGGAATGCTCCGATGAACTCTGTATGGGCACCTGTGCTGTGTATGGAGATGGCCATTACTATACCTTTGACAGCAAATCCTATGTCTTTAATGGAGACTGTGAATATACCCTAGCTCAG gaCTACTGCAGTAGTGACTCCAAAAATGGAACTTTCCGTGTTATAATTGAGAACATCCCGTGTGGTACCACAGGAACCACTTGTTCTAAAGCCATCAAAGTTTTCCTTGGG AACTATGAACTGATACTGAACGAAGATAAATTTGAGGTTGTCCAACAAAATCAAGGAACATATATACCTTACAAAGTGCACCAGATGGGTATGTACATGGTGATTGAAGCCCTCAATGGACTGGTACTGGTCTGGGACAAGAaaaccagtatatacattaagctCGAACCAAGTTTCCAG GGAAAAGTTTGCGGTCTTTGTGGTAATTACGATGGAAATTTTGTCAATGACTACACAACCAGAAGCCTGGCTGTGGTTGGAGACGTTTTGGAATTCGCTAACAGCTGGAAACTATCCCCCAGTTGCTTGGATGCTGTAGGTGTGGGAGACTCCTGTTCATCAAATCCTTACAGGAAGGCATGGTCTCAGAAACAGTGTAGTATCATCACCAGCGATACATTCTCAAACTGTCACTCACTG GTAAACCCACTGAAGTATTACGATGCTTGTGTCAATGATGCTTGTGCCTGTGATACCGGTGGAGACTGTGAGTGTTTCTGTACCGCAGTAGCTGCTTATGCTCAAGCTTGTAGTGAAGCAGGATCATGTGTAAGCTGGAGAACCCCAACAATGTGCC CCATTTTCTGTGATTATTACAATCGCCAAGGACACTGTGAGTGGCATTACAAAGCATGTGGTGGTGCCCAATGCATGAAGACCTGCAGGAACCCACGGGGAATCTGTTATCATAACTTGCCAGGCTTGGAAG GATGCTACCCCCAGTGCCCACCTGAAAGGCCCTATTTTGATGAAGAAAACATGGCATGTATAGAAACATGCCCTTGCTATTCACTCAATGGAACAGAATATGCTATTGGTCAGAAGATGCCTCCAGAAGATAATGAAAACATCTGCACAACTTG TGCCCCTCTggcacttttcaaaagttcagttcgcCAAAGTTTGACGCAAAGTTCGTCCGAACATGTTAACAG CAAGTGTACTCCTAATGGCAGAGTATGTACTTATGAAG CATGTTGTGTGTATGAAGGGAAGATATACAGAACATCAGAACTTATTTACAATACAACTGATGGCATTGGGGGATGCATTGTGGCATACTGTATTAACGGAACAATCAAAGGAACCAACAGTCCATGCACTTCGCCTACAACTTCACCTACAACTGTTTTCAGCTTTTCTACTACAACTCCCGTAACAACACCAACAACAGGAACATTAACAACACCAATAACAAAAATACCAACAACACCAACCAAAGGAACCACAACAACACCATTAACAGAAACACCAAAAGGGACAACAACAACACCAACAACAGGAACAACAACAAAACCAACAACAGGAACAACTACTACCACTACAGGAACAACAACAAAGCCTACAAcaggaacaacaacaacaacaacaactactactactactactacaggaaCAACAACAAAGCCAACAACAGGAACAACCACAACAACAACCTCCACCTTTACTACCATTAGCAGCAGTACTCGAG ATTCTGTTATGTCATAG